Proteins encoded within one genomic window of Bos indicus isolate NIAB-ARS_2022 breed Sahiwal x Tharparkar chromosome 23, NIAB-ARS_B.indTharparkar_mat_pri_1.0, whole genome shotgun sequence:
- the PPARD gene encoding peroxisome proliferator-activated receptor delta isoform X1 — MEQPPEEAPEARPEEEKEEAAKAEGAPELNGGPEHSLPSSSYTDLAPCCVSADLTPCCVSADLAPCCVSADLSQSCSPLSLLDQLQMGCDGASCGSLNMECRVCGDKASGFHYGVHACEGCKGFFRRTIRMKLEYEKCERICKIQKKNRNKCQYCRFQKCLALGMSHNAIRFGRMPEAEKRKLVAGLTANEGSQHNPQVADLRAFSKHIYSAYLKNFNMTKKKARGILTGKASHTAPFVIHDIETLWQAEKGLVWKQLVNSLPPYKEISVHVFYRCQCTTVETVRELTEFAKSIPSFGDLFLNDQVTLLKYGVHEAIFAMLASIVNKDGLLVANGTGFVTREFLRSLRKPFSDIIEPKFEFAVKFNALELDDSDLALFIAAIILCGDRPGLMNVSQVEAIQDTILRALEFHLQANHPDAQYLFPKLLQKMADLRQLVTEHAQMMQRIKKTETETSLHPLLQEIYKDMY, encoded by the exons ACCTCGCCCCGTGTTGTGTGTCCGCAGACCTCACCCCGTGTTGTGTGTCTGCAGACCTCGCCCCGTGTTGTGTGTCTGCAGACCTCTCCCAGAGCTGCTCTCCACTCTCACTGCTGGACCAACTGCAGATGGGCTGTGACGGGGCCTCGTGTGGCAGCCTCAATATGGAGTGTCGGGTGTGCGGGGACAAGGCGTCGGGCTTCCACTACGGCGTTCACGCTTGTGAGGGATGCAAG GGCTTCTTCCGTCGGACGATCCGCATGAAGCTGGAATATGAGAAATGTGAGCGGATCTGCAAAATCCAGAAGAAGAACCGCAACAAGTGCCAGTACTGCCGCTTCCAGAAATGCCTGGCACTGGGCATGTCGCACAATG CCATCCGTTTCGGCCGGATGccagaggcagagaagaggaagCTGGTGGCGGGGCTGACAGCCAATGAGGGGAGTCAGCACAACCCCCAGGTGGCCGACCTGAGGGCCTTCTCCAAGCACATCTACAGCGCCTACCTGAAGAACTTCAACATGACCAAAAAGAAGGCCCGCGGCATCCTCACCGGCAAGGCCAGCCACACGGCG CCCTTTGTGATCCACGACATCGAGACGCTGTGGCAGGCGGAGAAGGGCCTGGTCTGGAAGCAGCTGGTGAACAGTCTTCCGCCCTACAAGGAGATCAGCGTGCACGTCTTCTACCGCTGCCAGTGCACCACGGTGGAGACCGTGCGTGAGCTCACCGAGTTCGCCAAGAGCATCCCCAGCTTTGGCGACCTCTTCCTCAACGACCAGGTGACCCTGCTCAAGTACGGCGTGCACGAGGCCATCTTTGCCATGCTGGCCTCCATCGTCAACAAGGACGGGCTGCTGGTGGCCAACGGCACCGGCTTCGTCACCCGGGAGTTCCTGCGCAGCCTCCGAAAGCCCTTCAGTGACATCATTGAGCCCAAGTTCGAGTTTGCCGTCAAGTTCAATGCCCTGGAACTTGATGACAGTGACCTGGCTCTCTTCATCGCGGCCATCATTCTGTGCGGAG ACCGGCCAGGCCTCATGAACGTGTCTCAGGTGGAGGCCATCCAGGACACCATCCTGCGCGCCCTCGAGTTCCACCTGCAGGCCAACCACCCCGATGCGCAGTACCTCTTCCCCAAGCTGCTGCAGAAGATGGCCGACCTGCGGCAGCTGGTCACGGAGCACGCCCAGATGATGCAGCGGATCAAGAAGACCGAGACCGAGACCTCGCTGCAccccctgctccaggagatctacaAGGACATGTACTGA
- the PPARD gene encoding peroxisome proliferator-activated receptor delta isoform X2 — MEQPPEEAPEARPEEEKEEAAKAEGAPELNGGPEHSLPSSSYTDLTPCCVSADLAPCCVSADLSQSCSPLSLLDQLQMGCDGASCGSLNMECRVCGDKASGFHYGVHACEGCKGFFRRTIRMKLEYEKCERICKIQKKNRNKCQYCRFQKCLALGMSHNAIRFGRMPEAEKRKLVAGLTANEGSQHNPQVADLRAFSKHIYSAYLKNFNMTKKKARGILTGKASHTAPFVIHDIETLWQAEKGLVWKQLVNSLPPYKEISVHVFYRCQCTTVETVRELTEFAKSIPSFGDLFLNDQVTLLKYGVHEAIFAMLASIVNKDGLLVANGTGFVTREFLRSLRKPFSDIIEPKFEFAVKFNALELDDSDLALFIAAIILCGDRPGLMNVSQVEAIQDTILRALEFHLQANHPDAQYLFPKLLQKMADLRQLVTEHAQMMQRIKKTETETSLHPLLQEIYKDMY; from the exons ACCTCACCCCGTGTTGTGTGTCTGCAGACCTCGCCCCGTGTTGTGTGTCTGCAGACCTCTCCCAGAGCTGCTCTCCACTCTCACTGCTGGACCAACTGCAGATGGGCTGTGACGGGGCCTCGTGTGGCAGCCTCAATATGGAGTGTCGGGTGTGCGGGGACAAGGCGTCGGGCTTCCACTACGGCGTTCACGCTTGTGAGGGATGCAAG GGCTTCTTCCGTCGGACGATCCGCATGAAGCTGGAATATGAGAAATGTGAGCGGATCTGCAAAATCCAGAAGAAGAACCGCAACAAGTGCCAGTACTGCCGCTTCCAGAAATGCCTGGCACTGGGCATGTCGCACAATG CCATCCGTTTCGGCCGGATGccagaggcagagaagaggaagCTGGTGGCGGGGCTGACAGCCAATGAGGGGAGTCAGCACAACCCCCAGGTGGCCGACCTGAGGGCCTTCTCCAAGCACATCTACAGCGCCTACCTGAAGAACTTCAACATGACCAAAAAGAAGGCCCGCGGCATCCTCACCGGCAAGGCCAGCCACACGGCG CCCTTTGTGATCCACGACATCGAGACGCTGTGGCAGGCGGAGAAGGGCCTGGTCTGGAAGCAGCTGGTGAACAGTCTTCCGCCCTACAAGGAGATCAGCGTGCACGTCTTCTACCGCTGCCAGTGCACCACGGTGGAGACCGTGCGTGAGCTCACCGAGTTCGCCAAGAGCATCCCCAGCTTTGGCGACCTCTTCCTCAACGACCAGGTGACCCTGCTCAAGTACGGCGTGCACGAGGCCATCTTTGCCATGCTGGCCTCCATCGTCAACAAGGACGGGCTGCTGGTGGCCAACGGCACCGGCTTCGTCACCCGGGAGTTCCTGCGCAGCCTCCGAAAGCCCTTCAGTGACATCATTGAGCCCAAGTTCGAGTTTGCCGTCAAGTTCAATGCCCTGGAACTTGATGACAGTGACCTGGCTCTCTTCATCGCGGCCATCATTCTGTGCGGAG ACCGGCCAGGCCTCATGAACGTGTCTCAGGTGGAGGCCATCCAGGACACCATCCTGCGCGCCCTCGAGTTCCACCTGCAGGCCAACCACCCCGATGCGCAGTACCTCTTCCCCAAGCTGCTGCAGAAGATGGCCGACCTGCGGCAGCTGGTCACGGAGCACGCCCAGATGATGCAGCGGATCAAGAAGACCGAGACCGAGACCTCGCTGCAccccctgctccaggagatctacaAGGACATGTACTGA
- the PPARD gene encoding peroxisome proliferator-activated receptor delta isoform X4, whose translation MEQPPEEAPEARPEEEKEEAAKAEGAPELNGGPEHSLPSSSYTDLAPCCVSADLSQSCSPLSLLDQLQMGCDGASCGSLNMECRVCGDKASGFHYGVHACEGCKGFFRRTIRMKLEYEKCERICKIQKKNRNKCQYCRFQKCLALGMSHNAIRFGRMPEAEKRKLVAGLTANEGSQHNPQVADLRAFSKHIYSAYLKNFNMTKKKARGILTGKASHTAPFVIHDIETLWQAEKGLVWKQLVNSLPPYKEISVHVFYRCQCTTVETVRELTEFAKSIPSFGDLFLNDQVTLLKYGVHEAIFAMLASIVNKDGLLVANGTGFVTREFLRSLRKPFSDIIEPKFEFAVKFNALELDDSDLALFIAAIILCGDRPGLMNVSQVEAIQDTILRALEFHLQANHPDAQYLFPKLLQKMADLRQLVTEHAQMMQRIKKTETETSLHPLLQEIYKDMY comes from the exons ACCTCGCCCCGTGTTGTGTGTCTGCAGACCTCTCCCAGAGCTGCTCTCCACTCTCACTGCTGGACCAACTGCAGATGGGCTGTGACGGGGCCTCGTGTGGCAGCCTCAATATGGAGTGTCGGGTGTGCGGGGACAAGGCGTCGGGCTTCCACTACGGCGTTCACGCTTGTGAGGGATGCAAG GGCTTCTTCCGTCGGACGATCCGCATGAAGCTGGAATATGAGAAATGTGAGCGGATCTGCAAAATCCAGAAGAAGAACCGCAACAAGTGCCAGTACTGCCGCTTCCAGAAATGCCTGGCACTGGGCATGTCGCACAATG CCATCCGTTTCGGCCGGATGccagaggcagagaagaggaagCTGGTGGCGGGGCTGACAGCCAATGAGGGGAGTCAGCACAACCCCCAGGTGGCCGACCTGAGGGCCTTCTCCAAGCACATCTACAGCGCCTACCTGAAGAACTTCAACATGACCAAAAAGAAGGCCCGCGGCATCCTCACCGGCAAGGCCAGCCACACGGCG CCCTTTGTGATCCACGACATCGAGACGCTGTGGCAGGCGGAGAAGGGCCTGGTCTGGAAGCAGCTGGTGAACAGTCTTCCGCCCTACAAGGAGATCAGCGTGCACGTCTTCTACCGCTGCCAGTGCACCACGGTGGAGACCGTGCGTGAGCTCACCGAGTTCGCCAAGAGCATCCCCAGCTTTGGCGACCTCTTCCTCAACGACCAGGTGACCCTGCTCAAGTACGGCGTGCACGAGGCCATCTTTGCCATGCTGGCCTCCATCGTCAACAAGGACGGGCTGCTGGTGGCCAACGGCACCGGCTTCGTCACCCGGGAGTTCCTGCGCAGCCTCCGAAAGCCCTTCAGTGACATCATTGAGCCCAAGTTCGAGTTTGCCGTCAAGTTCAATGCCCTGGAACTTGATGACAGTGACCTGGCTCTCTTCATCGCGGCCATCATTCTGTGCGGAG ACCGGCCAGGCCTCATGAACGTGTCTCAGGTGGAGGCCATCCAGGACACCATCCTGCGCGCCCTCGAGTTCCACCTGCAGGCCAACCACCCCGATGCGCAGTACCTCTTCCCCAAGCTGCTGCAGAAGATGGCCGACCTGCGGCAGCTGGTCACGGAGCACGCCCAGATGATGCAGCGGATCAAGAAGACCGAGACCGAGACCTCGCTGCAccccctgctccaggagatctacaAGGACATGTACTGA
- the PPARD gene encoding peroxisome proliferator-activated receptor delta isoform X5, with amino-acid sequence MEQPPEEAPEARPEEEKEEAAKAEGAPELNGGPEHSLPSSSYTDLSQSCSPLSLLDQLQMGCDGASCGSLNMECRVCGDKASGFHYGVHACEGCKGFFRRTIRMKLEYEKCERICKIQKKNRNKCQYCRFQKCLALGMSHNAIRFGRMPEAEKRKLVAGLTANEGSQHNPQVADLRAFSKHIYSAYLKNFNMTKKKARGILTGKASHTAPFVIHDIETLWQAEKGLVWKQLVNSLPPYKEISVHVFYRCQCTTVETVRELTEFAKSIPSFGDLFLNDQVTLLKYGVHEAIFAMLASIVNKDGLLVANGTGFVTREFLRSLRKPFSDIIEPKFEFAVKFNALELDDSDLALFIAAIILCGDRPGLMNVSQVEAIQDTILRALEFHLQANHPDAQYLFPKLLQKMADLRQLVTEHAQMMQRIKKTETETSLHPLLQEIYKDMY; translated from the exons ACCTCTCCCAGAGCTGCTCTCCACTCTCACTGCTGGACCAACTGCAGATGGGCTGTGACGGGGCCTCGTGTGGCAGCCTCAATATGGAGTGTCGGGTGTGCGGGGACAAGGCGTCGGGCTTCCACTACGGCGTTCACGCTTGTGAGGGATGCAAG GGCTTCTTCCGTCGGACGATCCGCATGAAGCTGGAATATGAGAAATGTGAGCGGATCTGCAAAATCCAGAAGAAGAACCGCAACAAGTGCCAGTACTGCCGCTTCCAGAAATGCCTGGCACTGGGCATGTCGCACAATG CCATCCGTTTCGGCCGGATGccagaggcagagaagaggaagCTGGTGGCGGGGCTGACAGCCAATGAGGGGAGTCAGCACAACCCCCAGGTGGCCGACCTGAGGGCCTTCTCCAAGCACATCTACAGCGCCTACCTGAAGAACTTCAACATGACCAAAAAGAAGGCCCGCGGCATCCTCACCGGCAAGGCCAGCCACACGGCG CCCTTTGTGATCCACGACATCGAGACGCTGTGGCAGGCGGAGAAGGGCCTGGTCTGGAAGCAGCTGGTGAACAGTCTTCCGCCCTACAAGGAGATCAGCGTGCACGTCTTCTACCGCTGCCAGTGCACCACGGTGGAGACCGTGCGTGAGCTCACCGAGTTCGCCAAGAGCATCCCCAGCTTTGGCGACCTCTTCCTCAACGACCAGGTGACCCTGCTCAAGTACGGCGTGCACGAGGCCATCTTTGCCATGCTGGCCTCCATCGTCAACAAGGACGGGCTGCTGGTGGCCAACGGCACCGGCTTCGTCACCCGGGAGTTCCTGCGCAGCCTCCGAAAGCCCTTCAGTGACATCATTGAGCCCAAGTTCGAGTTTGCCGTCAAGTTCAATGCCCTGGAACTTGATGACAGTGACCTGGCTCTCTTCATCGCGGCCATCATTCTGTGCGGAG ACCGGCCAGGCCTCATGAACGTGTCTCAGGTGGAGGCCATCCAGGACACCATCCTGCGCGCCCTCGAGTTCCACCTGCAGGCCAACCACCCCGATGCGCAGTACCTCTTCCCCAAGCTGCTGCAGAAGATGGCCGACCTGCGGCAGCTGGTCACGGAGCACGCCCAGATGATGCAGCGGATCAAGAAGACCGAGACCGAGACCTCGCTGCAccccctgctccaggagatctacaAGGACATGTACTGA